Proteins encoded within one genomic window of Haloimpatiens massiliensis:
- a CDS encoding YcaO-like family protein translates to MNYINTTKYKDELPINTIDKIRNLLYSAGLSTIETNWNNSIKGFYSVSLTVKGTNLSTNGKGTTSLYALASAYAELMERLQNQSFFKLSVDLSPQALNYRGFYYAPDEKYIKITDMINSQEDWVQTQMSQLNPDIDKFKLMNKWKAISYEDISCDFVALPYINLTNSKLSYIPIKMISKMYMSNGMCAGNTIEEALVQGLSEIFERFVNKEIILNKITPPTISNKYISKFPKIEAMINRIKSNGNYDIIVKDCSLGKFYPVVGIIFINRDDQSYFVKFGAHPILEIALERTLTELLQGQDIKNMNGLKEFAYKNTINSEKNNLIGILVNGSGFYPTEFFSKNFSYKFSEFEDLRDCSNKEMLNYLICLLKKENYDVFVRDVSYLGFPSYHIIVPGFSEIEKIDDIESIEEYSDFVRIKKCIRNLDTLSNEETLQFLNIMKYRKIKGLAPITEFLNIYTKNTFSWYYSSIDLFTAAVYYKLGDFKNAYETFNTFLKYIPFNPLNKKIYTYYKCVRDYIGTKIDNLNEKESIKMLNSFYPLNMINKVINQFRNPQQIFSIFGQLRCWNCEICDFKASCSYNTTEKVYKVLKYNYDLNRIDQYRIKNLLSL, encoded by the coding sequence ATGAATTATATAAACACAACAAAATATAAAGATGAATTACCAATAAATACTATAGATAAAATTAGAAATTTACTCTATAGTGCAGGGCTTTCTACCATAGAAACAAATTGGAACAACTCCATTAAAGGCTTCTATTCGGTAAGTCTAACTGTTAAAGGTACAAACTTATCTACAAATGGTAAAGGCACCACTTCCTTATATGCATTGGCAAGTGCTTATGCAGAACTTATGGAAAGGTTACAAAACCAATCTTTCTTTAAACTTTCTGTAGATTTAAGTCCACAGGCATTAAATTATAGAGGTTTCTATTATGCACCAGATGAAAAGTATATTAAAATTACTGATATGATAAATAGCCAAGAAGATTGGGTTCAAACACAAATGTCTCAATTAAATCCTGATATTGATAAATTTAAGCTCATGAATAAGTGGAAGGCTATATCTTATGAAGACATTTCCTGTGATTTTGTTGCTTTACCATATATTAATTTAACAAATAGTAAATTATCATATATACCAATCAAAATGATTTCAAAAATGTATATGTCCAATGGCATGTGTGCTGGAAATACAATAGAAGAAGCATTAGTACAAGGATTATCTGAGATTTTCGAAAGATTCGTAAATAAAGAAATAATATTAAATAAAATTACACCTCCAACTATTTCTAATAAATATATATCAAAATTCCCAAAAATTGAAGCAATGATAAATAGAATAAAGTCTAATGGAAATTATGATATAATTGTAAAAGATTGTTCACTTGGAAAATTCTATCCAGTAGTAGGAATAATTTTCATCAATAGAGACGACCAAAGCTATTTTGTTAAATTTGGAGCTCATCCAATATTAGAAATTGCTCTTGAAAGAACTCTTACTGAGCTTTTACAAGGGCAAGATATTAAAAATATGAATGGATTAAAAGAATTTGCTTATAAGAATACTATTAATAGTGAAAAAAATAATTTAATTGGCATTCTTGTAAATGGTTCTGGCTTTTATCCTACTGAATTTTTCAGTAAAAATTTCAGTTATAAATTTAGTGAATTTGAAGATCTTAGAGATTGTAGCAATAAAGAAATGTTAAATTATTTAATTTGTTTATTAAAGAAAGAAAATTATGATGTTTTTGTAAGAGATGTATCATATTTAGGATTCCCTAGTTATCATATAATTGTTCCAGGCTTCAGTGAGATTGAAAAAATTGATGATATAGAATCAATAGAAGAATACTCTGATTTTGTTAGAATTAAAAAATGTATAAGAAACTTAGATACCCTTTCTAACGAAGAAACATTACAATTTTTAAATATAATGAAATATCGCAAAATCAAAGGTCTAGCCCCTATAACTGAATTTTTAAACATTTACACAAAAAATACATTTTCATGGTATTATTCAAGCATTGATTTGTTTACTGCCGCTGTCTATTACAAGTTAGGGGACTTTAAAAATGCCTACGAAACTTTTAATACATTTTTAAAATATATTCCATTTAATCCACTCAATAAAAAAATATACACTTATTATAAATGTGTGAGAGACTATATTGGAACAAAAATAGATAACTTAAATGAGAAGGAAAGTATAAAAATGTTAAATTCTTTTTATCCATTAAATATGATAAATAAAGTAATCAATCAATTTAGAAATCCACAACAAATCTTTTCTATCTTTGGACAACTAAGGTGCTGGAACTGTGAAATCTGTGATTTCAAAGCCAGTTGCTCATATAATACAACAGAAAAGGTTTATAAAGTTCTAAAATACAATTATGATTTAAATAGAATAGACCAATATCGTATCAAAAATTTATTAAGTTTATAG
- a CDS encoding DUF4430 domain-containing protein, translated as MKRKRIRRIILISILAFFVIGGLYKLSIEPSDYNKAISTQIKKANTLLDKAKLGNDKGDYSKNNIIKIKNAIAEAEVLVEEEAPDIDDMRKQYKKIKADIKEFKSSSNKNCLSSEELEKIKKENKIFNKEIKVGSNKKVEWNILGSKVKEIHPINLDIETDTVYEEFIKIIAKDNSMKVDMLSFRHNNKLPLEVDIKLHNPSKEKKYLYKYNEASNHLVYKSEIQFKNSMASFSIDEGGDWVLSDVKTEVAKVKFDEVKPKNENKDESSKAEKDKAKTSEIAEDKNNTDKNNSDEVNSNKDNANKENKDVKSSNKEINNRYVSNKANNNTNNKTVASKERTKSTSANSRRTKKRYCTIEIRCNTILNNMDRLPKGKASYIPKDGVILPPTKVQIKENENVFDILKRATRSKGIQMEFRNDPLYSGAYVEGINHLYEFDGGELSGWMYKVNGWFPNYGCSRYNVKENDYISWNYTCNLGKDVGDQDYSKYNKD; from the coding sequence ATGAAAAGAAAAAGGATAAGAAGGATAATACTCATCAGTATATTGGCCTTTTTTGTAATAGGTGGACTTTATAAATTGTCTATCGAACCATCGGATTATAATAAAGCTATTTCTACACAGATAAAGAAAGCAAATACATTATTAGATAAGGCTAAGCTGGGAAATGACAAAGGCGATTACTCTAAGAATAATATTATTAAGATAAAAAATGCTATTGCTGAGGCTGAAGTTTTAGTTGAAGAGGAAGCACCAGATATTGATGATATGAGAAAACAATATAAGAAAATTAAAGCTGATATTAAAGAATTCAAATCTTCCTCTAATAAAAATTGTCTATCAAGTGAAGAGTTAGAAAAGATAAAAAAAGAAAATAAAATCTTTAATAAGGAAATTAAGGTAGGATCTAATAAAAAAGTAGAGTGGAATATATTAGGAAGTAAGGTTAAGGAGATACATCCAATAAATTTAGATATAGAAACTGATACAGTGTATGAGGAATTTATTAAAATCATTGCTAAGGACAATAGCATGAAAGTGGACATGTTGTCTTTCCGCCATAATAATAAATTGCCTCTAGAGGTAGACATAAAACTTCATAATCCATCTAAGGAAAAAAAATATCTATATAAATATAATGAAGCTTCTAATCATTTAGTTTATAAATCTGAAATACAGTTTAAAAACAGCATGGCTTCATTTAGCATAGATGAAGGTGGAGATTGGGTATTATCTGATGTAAAGACAGAAGTAGCAAAAGTAAAATTTGATGAAGTAAAACCTAAAAATGAAAATAAGGATGAATCATCTAAAGCTGAAAAGGATAAAGCAAAAACTTCAGAGATTGCCGAAGATAAAAATAATACAGATAAAAATAACTCAGATGAAGTAAATAGTAATAAGGATAATGCTAATAAAGAAAACAAAGATGTAAAAAGTAGTAATAAAGAAATTAATAATAGATATGTAAGCAATAAAGCAAATAATAATACTAATAATAAAACAGTAGCAAGTAAAGAAAGAACTAAAAGTACTTCTGCCAATTCAAGAAGGACTAAAAAGAGATACTGTACTATAGAAATTCGTTGTAATACAATACTTAACAATATGGATAGACTTCCAAAAGGAAAAGCCTCTTATATTCCTAAAGATGGTGTGATTTTGCCACCTACGAAAGTCCAAATAAAAGAGAATGAAAATGTATTTGATATATTGAAGCGTGCAACTAGAAGTAAAGGGATTCAAATGGAATTTAGGAATGATCCATTATATAGCGGAGCATATGTGGAAGGAATAAATCATCTATATGAATTTGACGGTGGAGAGTTGAGTGGCTGGATGTATAAGGTAAATGGTTGGTTTCCTAATTATGGCTGCAGTAGATATAATGTTAAAGAAAATGACTATATATCTTGGAATTACACCTGCAATTTAGGTAAGGATGTAGGAGATCAGGATTACTCTAAATATAATAAGGACTAA
- a CDS encoding LPXTG cell wall anchor domain-containing protein, whose product MKKKLNIFKHFLAMVIIMAMVLTNFTSVFAETKKTDKLVEAGTTLNWPQFMGNLKLQGVSDAKTPRNGEEMELKWKYTESKSDSDWVTTPGTPIIVGNYTYCYIYEKLIKFETSTGKVIKTAPAPGDAAFFINLAYGDGKIFVPRHVTRKNGQPGKTYLIAYDANTLEQLFVTASIAEGAQIQAQVFYNDGYVYTGPRDRNGKYAAFKTTDVDPSKSDEVVESAWTVETNTMLGFGTNAGPAFVNGAVIFADQGKIRREGSVVRSVDAKTGKIIDSMVLPNKEVVSSTIVYYPKNNRIYISASGAGSLGAVVRSYEINSDGSFKKESMKAYISDVDGGGTQSSPVIYNDRLYLGGGGHTMGSNEPFHVIDANTMEEIYRIDEIITKGTPILTTAYATKENNQEVYLYIIPYAPDKESDSSVMYIVRDSIGQTKPKYEKVTNIGEKQYASQSVAIAPNGDMVFYNDARILYNYGKKNNTNIGVADIINQIERLPDPAGSPYYNSFEIKRIFERYDALKDQEKAKVTNFDKLQKILENVDPIEYLIKGIDSLPELKDITLDAQGRVLALKASYDRLSNEEKAKITNSNKLLKAVAKVEELQNAVSAKGVMEAIGNIKPVDKITSVDSASIVSTRARYDELSDGGKKLVTNLSKLEKAEEKLEKVLNQIKKVDELIKNTLIGVAINTNSKSLIDNVDKAINGLTKEDLATITSYEQYFIPAKVDFINALINEKLMDGDKKITVDKNNVDEIKNIIDEVETNYKSIPESEKKYIENYNIIPEISKDVEKISKEKEKSSDKNSIKDNADSDNKNLKSDKQNSSEYKEDNDTLPKTGSRNYPAIIATVCILIGVILFVYNRKKSVKVQ is encoded by the coding sequence ATGAAAAAAAAGTTAAATATATTTAAACATTTTTTGGCCATGGTAATTATTATGGCTATGGTATTAACGAATTTTACCAGTGTATTTGCTGAAACGAAAAAAACAGATAAGTTAGTAGAAGCTGGTACTACTTTAAACTGGCCACAATTTATGGGAAATTTAAAGCTTCAAGGAGTATCTGATGCCAAAACCCCAAGAAATGGTGAAGAAATGGAATTAAAGTGGAAATATACTGAATCTAAAAGCGATTCGGATTGGGTTACTACTCCAGGCACTCCTATTATAGTAGGGAACTATACTTATTGTTATATATATGAAAAACTTATTAAATTTGAAACTAGTACTGGAAAAGTAATAAAAACTGCACCAGCTCCAGGAGATGCCGCATTTTTTATAAATTTGGCTTATGGTGATGGTAAGATTTTTGTTCCAAGACATGTTACAAGAAAAAACGGACAGCCAGGGAAAACATATTTAATCGCATATGATGCAAATACTTTAGAACAGTTATTTGTTACTGCTTCAATAGCAGAGGGTGCACAAATTCAAGCACAGGTATTTTACAATGATGGTTATGTATATACAGGACCAAGAGATCGTAATGGAAAATATGCTGCTTTTAAAACTACAGATGTAGATCCTTCAAAATCAGATGAAGTGGTAGAATCAGCATGGACTGTAGAAACTAATACAATGTTAGGATTTGGAACAAATGCGGGTCCTGCATTTGTAAATGGAGCAGTTATATTTGCAGATCAAGGTAAAATTAGAAGAGAGGGTAGTGTAGTAAGATCTGTTGATGCAAAAACAGGAAAAATAATTGATTCCATGGTTTTACCAAATAAAGAAGTGGTTTCATCCACTATTGTATATTATCCAAAGAATAACCGTATATATATATCTGCTAGCGGTGCTGGAAGTCTGGGAGCTGTAGTACGTTCATATGAGATAAATAGTGATGGGTCTTTTAAAAAAGAGAGTATGAAGGCATACATTTCTGATGTTGATGGTGGTGGAACTCAATCAAGTCCAGTAATTTATAATGATAGATTATATCTTGGTGGTGGTGGACATACTATGGGAAGTAATGAACCATTCCACGTAATAGATGCAAACACTATGGAAGAGATTTATAGGATAGATGAAATTATTACAAAAGGTACTCCTATATTAACTACAGCTTATGCCACAAAAGAAAATAATCAAGAAGTTTATTTATATATTATTCCTTATGCACCAGATAAGGAAAGTGACAGTTCAGTAATGTATATTGTTAGAGATAGTATAGGACAAACTAAACCTAAATATGAAAAGGTTACTAATATAGGAGAAAAACAATACGCTTCACAAAGTGTAGCAATTGCTCCTAATGGAGATATGGTTTTCTACAATGATGCTAGAATACTTTACAATTATGGAAAGAAAAATAATACTAATATAGGTGTTGCTGATATCATAAATCAAATTGAAAGACTACCAGACCCAGCTGGTTCTCCATATTATAATAGTTTTGAAATTAAACGTATATTTGAACGTTATGATGCTTTGAAAGATCAAGAGAAAGCTAAGGTTACTAATTTTGATAAGCTGCAAAAAATATTAGAAAATGTTGATCCAATAGAGTATTTAATAAAAGGTATTGATTCATTGCCAGAATTAAAAGATATAACATTAGATGCCCAGGGTAGAGTTCTAGCTTTAAAAGCATCTTATGATAGGTTATCAAATGAAGAAAAAGCTAAAATAACAAATTCAAATAAATTACTTAAGGCTGTTGCAAAAGTAGAAGAATTACAGAATGCTGTTTCAGCAAAAGGTGTTATGGAAGCAATAGGTAATATAAAACCAGTGGACAAAATTACTTCTGTAGACAGTGCTTCCATCGTATCTACAAGAGCAAGATATGATGAATTAAGTGATGGCGGTAAAAAATTAGTTACAAATCTTTCTAAATTAGAAAAAGCTGAAGAAAAATTAGAAAAAGTATTAAATCAAATAAAAAAAGTAGACGAGCTTATTAAAAATACATTAATTGGTGTAGCCATTAATACTAATAGTAAGTCGTTAATAGATAATGTAGATAAAGCCATTAATGGACTTACTAAAGAAGATTTAGCTACTATTACTAGTTATGAGCAGTATTTTATTCCAGCGAAGGTTGACTTTATAAATGCATTAATTAATGAAAAACTTATGGATGGAGATAAAAAGATTACTGTAGATAAGAATAATGTAGATGAGATAAAGAATATTATAGATGAAGTAGAAACTAACTATAAATCTATACCAGAATCAGAGAAAAAATATATTGAAAATTATAATATTATTCCTGAAATATCAAAAGATGTAGAGAAAATTAGTAAAGAGAAAGAAAAATCATCAGATAAAAATTCAATTAAAGACAATGCAGATAGTGATAATAAAAACTTAAAGTCTGATAAACAAAATAGCAGTGAATATAAAGAGGATAATGATACCTTGCCTAAAACTGGTTCAAGAAATTATCCAGCTATTATTGCAACAGTTTGCATATTAATAGGAGTAATTCTATTTGTATATAATAGAAAAAAATCTGTTAAAGTACAATAG
- a CDS encoding AraC family transcriptional regulator has product MNFIQNLQKAIDYMEENILEPITYEDVAKHVYMSSYHFHRTFSLVTGITANEYIRNRRLSMAGQEISISNLKVIDIALKYGYDSPESFTKAFTRFHGVTPNVARRAGMKLKSFNRLLIKIKLEGGTVMDYRIEKREEFKLLAKVEKFRNESISEDGNTEIPDFWKQCGENGVFDVLKQNTRKHDVYGACAPVSKESTHFDYGIGMEFSGGNVPDGYTIWQVKPTLWAVFKCVGENEDCIGETWGKIFSEFLPGSEYSMIDDTDFELYSEDIKDCFCEIWIPVEKL; this is encoded by the coding sequence ATGAATTTTATTCAGAACCTGCAAAAGGCAATCGACTATATGGAAGAAAATATATTAGAGCCGATTACTTATGAAGATGTTGCAAAACATGTGTACATGTCAAGCTATCATTTTCATAGGACATTTAGTTTAGTGACTGGTATTACAGCAAATGAGTATATTAGGAATAGAAGATTATCCATGGCTGGACAGGAAATCTCTATATCTAATTTAAAGGTAATTGATATTGCATTAAAATATGGCTATGATTCACCAGAAAGTTTTACAAAAGCATTTACTAGATTTCATGGTGTTACGCCGAATGTGGCAAGGCGTGCAGGTATGAAATTAAAGTCTTTTAATCGCCTTCTTATTAAAATAAAATTGGAAGGTGGTACTGTTATGGACTACAGAATTGAAAAACGAGAAGAATTTAAATTATTGGCTAAGGTTGAAAAGTTTAGAAATGAATCAATTTCAGAAGATGGAAATACTGAAATTCCGGATTTTTGGAAACAATGTGGCGAAAATGGAGTATTTGATGTTCTGAAACAAAACACTAGAAAGCATGATGTTTATGGAGCCTGTGCACCAGTATCAAAAGAAAGTACTCATTTTGACTATGGCATTGGTATGGAATTTAGTGGTGGTAATGTACCGGATGGATATACTATATGGCAGGTAAAACCTACATTATGGGCTGTATTTAAATGTGTTGGTGAAAATGAAGATTGCATAGGCGAAACCTGGGGGAAAATCTTTTCAGAGTTTCTTCCAGGTTCAGAATATAGCATGATTGATGATACTGATTTTGAATTGTATTCAGAGGATATTAAGGATTGTTTTTGTGAAATATGGATTCCTGTTGAGAAACTATGA
- a CDS encoding ABC transporter ATP-binding protein → MNICEGDNDFTLELINLNKNYGNFKVLKNINLKIPQGVIYGFIGENGAGKTTTMNIICGLKKASSGQVIFCEKELNYDDERKSIGYLPQQPKFYNYMRVKEYLDFILSLSPSKDSSFSRDELLSVVGLKEASNKTIKTLSGGMLQRLGIATAICNNPKIVILDEPTSALDPEGRREVMNIIRSLKKRGMTVFFSTHLLSDAEDICDYITIIHKGEIVTSTTLDSLKKQYSSFYYEVIFDGCVQKQNYPQFIKNIKQNEEIMLIYVDNTLKDECDLFRYLVSLNTPIKSFTKKEVSLEDIFFNLVKAGVCNDI, encoded by the coding sequence ATGAATATATGTGAGGGGGACAATGATTTTACTTTAGAACTTATAAACTTAAATAAAAATTATGGCAATTTTAAGGTACTTAAAAATATAAACTTAAAGATTCCACAGGGGGTTATTTACGGATTTATTGGTGAAAATGGAGCAGGTAAAACTACTACTATGAATATAATATGTGGTTTGAAAAAAGCTTCATCAGGACAGGTAATCTTTTGTGAAAAAGAGCTTAATTATGATGATGAGAGAAAATCTATAGGGTATCTTCCTCAGCAACCTAAATTTTATAACTATATGAGAGTTAAGGAATATTTAGATTTTATACTAAGCCTTTCTCCTTCTAAAGATTCTAGTTTTTCTAGAGATGAATTACTTTCAGTAGTTGGTCTAAAAGAAGCATCAAATAAAACCATAAAAACTCTTTCAGGAGGCATGCTTCAGAGATTGGGGATAGCTACTGCTATATGTAATAATCCTAAGATAGTTATACTGGATGAACCTACCTCAGCATTGGATCCGGAAGGTAGAAGAGAAGTTATGAATATAATTAGAAGTCTCAAGAAAAGAGGTATGACAGTATTTTTTTCAACTCATCTTTTAAGTGATGCAGAAGATATATGTGATTATATAACTATAATTCATAAAGGTGAAATTGTTACTTCAACTACTCTTGACTCACTTAAAAAGCAGTATTCATCCTTTTATTATGAAGTGATTTTTGATGGCTGTGTACAAAAACAAAATTATCCACAATTTATAAAAAATATAAAACAAAATGAAGAAATAATGTTAATTTATGTGGATAATACTTTAAAAGATGAATGTGATTTATTTAGATATTTAGTATCTTTAAATACTCCTATAAAATCCTTTACTAAAAAAGAAGTATCATTAGAGGATATATTCTTTAATCTTGTTAAGGCAGGTGTTTGCAATGACATTTAA
- a CDS encoding GyrI-like domain-containing protein, with product MEGKILTIKGFKAVGITYFGNNKNGEIPNLWNTFNKRYKDIKQKSKSMLCYGVCDDEADSQGRFPYTACAEVDSFEDIPADMVTKVVPEGNYLVYTYKGAIKDICEFYNNIFAKWLPTSGHEIDYRPQFELYDERFMNNGEFDVYIPIK from the coding sequence ATGGAAGGAAAAATATTAACCATCAAAGGATTCAAAGCTGTAGGTATCACTTACTTTGGTAACAATAAAAATGGAGAAATACCAAATCTTTGGAATACATTTAACAAACGTTACAAAGATATAAAACAAAAAAGTAAATCTATGCTCTGTTACGGTGTCTGTGATGATGAAGCAGATTCCCAAGGTAGATTTCCCTACACTGCTTGTGCAGAAGTAGATAGCTTTGAGGATATACCAGCAGATATGGTAACAAAGGTTGTTCCAGAGGGTAATTACTTGGTGTATACTTATAAAGGAGCTATAAAGGATATTTGTGAGTTTTATAACAACATATTTGCAAAATGGCTTCCAACTTCAGGACATGAGATAGATTATAGACCTCAATTTGAATTATATGATGAGAGATTCATGAACAATGGAGAATTTGACGTATATATTCCGATTAAGTAA
- the sigY gene encoding RNA polymerase sigma factor SigY yields MNLQNQNEENLITRAKKGDKYALEILISNNFSILKGYVLKLTCNKDLTEDIVQDTLLSAVIHIESFTPKAKFSTWLIKIATNKYKDCLRKVNETDILLDVLPSSYNLEEDIIIKEDLEEVLKILKAMSNDKRSVFILKHYYGYSYEEISDILNCPIGTVRSRLHYGIKEIISKFKGGS; encoded by the coding sequence ATGAATCTTCAAAATCAAAATGAAGAAAATTTAATCACAAGAGCTAAGAAGGGGGATAAATATGCCTTGGAAATATTGATTAGTAATAATTTTTCAATTTTAAAGGGATATGTATTAAAACTCACTTGTAATAAAGATTTAACTGAGGATATTGTTCAAGACACCCTTTTATCAGCTGTTATTCATATAGAGTCCTTTACTCCAAAGGCAAAGTTTTCTACATGGTTAATAAAGATTGCAACTAATAAATATAAGGATTGCTTAAGAAAGGTTAATGAAACAGATATACTATTAGATGTTTTGCCATCCTCTTATAATTTGGAGGAAGATATAATTATAAAGGAAGATTTAGAGGAGGTTTTGAAAATATTAAAAGCCATGTCTAATGATAAAAGAAGCGTTTTTATACTAAAGCACTATTATGGATATAGTTATGAAGAAATAAGTGATATATTAAACTGTCCAATTGGTACAGTACGTTCTAGATTACATTATGGAATAAAAGAAATTATTTCGAAATTTAAGGGAGGTAGCTAA
- a CDS encoding helix-turn-helix transcriptional regulator — MRLHRLLGIIMLLDSRGTMKAGNLAKILETSERTIYRDIDILCEAGIPIMSLPGPNGGYSFMEDYKINSNVFESGDIINLLLSSMGIRPEKNSETAQQLQNAIIKLEKSISIEHRKEIIKAKEKFFIDSEPWRGKKAQNKYIDIIKKSVLNLKKIKIYYKKYDGEVSERIIRPYGVIVKNSQWYVAAFCELKNDIRIFKCSRIKNTEVLSESFHMPENFYLEEFWKKNKQKFVKQASSKIEHNAYPVKVKLYEEKKKLLEGFHVLSSMKLKDHWVYDIDMISFQTACNVIFPFSDRIEILEPMELRGFILEKINKILNLYKVK; from the coding sequence ATGAGACTTCACAGACTTTTAGGAATTATTATGCTGCTTGATTCAAGAGGAACAATGAAAGCAGGAAATTTAGCTAAAATACTTGAAACTTCAGAAAGAACTATATATAGGGATATTGATATATTATGTGAAGCGGGTATTCCTATTATGTCACTTCCAGGTCCTAATGGCGGCTACTCTTTTATGGAGGATTATAAAATAAATTCAAATGTTTTTGAGAGCGGAGATATTATTAATCTTTTACTTTCAAGTATGGGCATAAGACCAGAAAAGAATAGCGAAACAGCACAACAGCTACAAAATGCCATAATTAAGCTTGAAAAAAGTATATCTATAGAGCATAGAAAAGAGATTATTAAGGCTAAAGAAAAATTTTTTATTGATTCAGAACCCTGGCGGGGTAAAAAGGCACAAAATAAGTACATAGATATAATTAAAAAATCAGTGCTCAATTTAAAAAAGATAAAAATATATTATAAAAAATATGATGGAGAAGTATCAGAAAGAATTATAAGACCCTATGGTGTAATAGTAAAAAATTCTCAGTGGTATGTGGCAGCCTTTTGTGAATTAAAAAATGATATTAGAATTTTTAAATGCAGCAGAATTAAAAATACTGAAGTTCTAAGTGAAAGTTTCCATATGCCCGAGAATTTTTATCTGGAGGAATTCTGGAAAAAAAACAAACAAAAATTTGTGAAACAGGCCTCATCTAAAATAGAGCATAACGCATACCCTGTAAAAGTCAAATTGTATGAGGAAAAGAAAAAACTTCTTGAAGGCTTTCATGTGCTTTCTTCCATGAAGTTAAAAGACCATTGGGTTTATGATATAGATATGATTAGTTTTCAAACTGCCTGCAATGTAATATTTCCTTTTAGTGATAGAATAGAAATTCTAGAACCTATGGAGCTTAGAGGGTTTATATTAGAAAAAATCAATAAAATCTTAAATTTATATAAAGTTAAATAA
- a CDS encoding PLDc N-terminal domain-containing protein: MDIVTIDFTLLIPILILQAIFSIYCFIIIAKSPVKFIPKWAWTILCFNSIGCIAFLIIGRNED; encoded by the coding sequence GTGGATATTGTGACTATAGATTTTACATTATTAATACCAATATTAATACTTCAAGCTATTTTTTCAATTTACTGTTTTATAATAATAGCAAAAAGTCCAGTGAAATTTATCCCAAAATGGGCGTGGACAATACTATGTTTTAATTCTATAGGATGTATTGCATTTTTAATAATAGGCAGAAATGAGGATTAG